Proteins from one Gimesia maris genomic window:
- a CDS encoding DUF1501 domain-containing protein: MLSIPGSPQRQCDGSRRQFLKIGGLALGGLSLPQILQAEAQVATPARSLGHKAIIMIFLSGGPSHQDMYDLKMDAPSEIRGEFRPIDTNVPGIQICEHMPRLAKMMDKFAIIRSLHGCPDQHASDLCMSGWPINGDGRQSGHPSLGAVLSKVQGPVDRAVPPFVGLSIPSRHEPYGNPGFPGFLGKPHAPMQPTGEGMDNMRLQGISLERLRDRQALLNSFDAFRNSADNAYEGLDAYSQRAFDVLTSSKLVEAMDLEKEDPALRDRYGRGNDSPAFGEDAGPHWLDQFLMARRLVEAGVRCVTLSFGSWDRHHSNFARLPLQLNKLDQGITALVEDLHNRGLQDDVSVIAWGEFGRTPRINDNAGRDHWPQASCALLAGGGMRMGQVIGSTNRLGEVPQDRPLHYQNVFATLYRQLGIDPMTTTVPDFAGRPHYMLDIREPIDELI, translated from the coding sequence ATGCTCTCGATCCCCGGCTCACCACAACGACAGTGTGACGGCTCGCGCAGGCAGTTCCTCAAGATCGGCGGCCTGGCCCTGGGCGGACTTTCGCTTCCCCAGATCCTGCAGGCCGAAGCGCAAGTCGCAACGCCCGCCAGATCACTGGGGCACAAAGCCATCATCATGATCTTCCTGTCCGGCGGCCCTTCGCATCAGGATATGTACGACTTGAAGATGGACGCCCCCTCGGAAATTCGTGGCGAATTCCGTCCCATCGACACGAACGTACCCGGCATCCAGATCTGCGAACACATGCCCCGCCTGGCGAAGATGATGGACAAGTTCGCCATCATCCGCTCATTGCATGGCTGCCCCGATCAGCATGCGTCCGATCTCTGCATGAGTGGCTGGCCCATCAATGGTGACGGTCGGCAGTCGGGTCATCCTTCCCTGGGCGCGGTTCTTTCTAAAGTGCAGGGCCCTGTCGACCGGGCAGTTCCCCCGTTCGTCGGTCTCAGCATCCCCAGTCGCCACGAACCGTACGGCAATCCCGGCTTCCCCGGTTTCCTGGGAAAACCCCACGCCCCGATGCAGCCGACGGGCGAAGGCATGGACAACATGCGTCTGCAGGGCATCTCACTCGAGCGGCTCCGCGATCGCCAGGCATTGCTGAACAGCTTTGACGCGTTCCGCAACTCCGCCGACAACGCTTACGAGGGACTGGACGCCTACTCGCAGCGGGCCTTCGATGTCCTCACTTCCAGCAAACTGGTCGAAGCCATGGATCTGGAAAAAGAAGATCCCGCGCTCCGCGACCGTTATGGCAGAGGCAATGACTCGCCCGCCTTCGGGGAAGACGCCGGCCCGCACTGGCTGGATCAGTTCCTGATGGCTCGTCGCCTGGTCGAAGCAGGCGTCCGTTGTGTCACGCTCTCGTTCGGCAGCTGGGATCGGCATCATTCCAACTTCGCCCGCCTGCCTCTGCAACTGAATAAACTCGATCAGGGCATCACCGCTCTCGTTGAAGATCTGCACAACCGCGGACTGCAGGATGACGTCAGCGTGATCGCCTGGGGCGAATTCGGACGCACGCCCCGCATCAACGACAACGCAGGCCGCGATCACTGGCCGCAAGCCTCCTGTGCACTGCTCGCCGGTGGCGGCATGCGGATGGGGCAGGTCATCGGTTCCACCAACCGACTCGGCGAAGTCCCCCAGGACCGCCCTTTGCATTATCAGAACGTCTTCGCCACGCTTTACCGCCAGTTGGGCATCGACCCCATGACGACCACCGTCCCCGACTTCGCCGGCCGCCCGCATTACATGCTCGACATCCGCGAACCGATCGACGAGTTGATCTGA
- a CDS encoding prenyltransferase/squalene oxidase repeat-containing protein, protein MFAFSSILLTLSIGALPDAQPTTVQIRETVQRGIPYIEEKGLWWIEEKKCVTCHRVGNMVWSLQAAKRSGFTVSERLAEWRQWSIDKSLAENDKGKITGLGNKEGVAQLLLSPDPNLADSEQTELRKKLAAILLEEQRPDGSWKAGGQLPFQKRPAAETDAVSTMWLTLALLAEGKNETRVPVVANALKFIQATPPGNSVEWYAVRLLLAVQTGETEVRDQLVKQLRSQQHPDGGWGWMIADNSDALGTGLALYALVSAGVDRNDPAIKGAQQFLVSTQRDDGSWPVRGTKEKRKASIQETAVYWGTTWAVIGLVESLPR, encoded by the coding sequence ATGTTTGCATTCAGCTCGATTCTGTTGACACTTTCCATCGGCGCCCTGCCCGACGCACAGCCCACGACCGTTCAGATTCGCGAAACGGTACAGCGCGGCATTCCCTACATTGAAGAAAAGGGGCTGTGGTGGATTGAAGAAAAGAAATGCGTCACCTGCCATCGTGTTGGTAACATGGTCTGGAGCCTGCAGGCCGCGAAACGGAGTGGCTTTACTGTCAGTGAGCGCCTGGCGGAATGGAGGCAGTGGTCGATCGACAAGTCGCTTGCGGAAAACGACAAAGGGAAGATCACCGGTCTGGGCAATAAAGAAGGTGTGGCTCAGCTGCTGTTGAGCCCCGATCCGAATTTAGCGGACTCCGAACAGACAGAACTCCGCAAGAAACTGGCGGCGATTTTACTGGAAGAACAACGGCCCGATGGTTCCTGGAAAGCGGGCGGCCAGCTCCCGTTTCAAAAACGACCCGCCGCCGAAACAGACGCTGTTTCCACCATGTGGCTGACGCTGGCGCTGCTCGCTGAGGGAAAAAACGAAACTCGTGTTCCTGTGGTAGCGAACGCCCTGAAATTCATCCAGGCAACTCCACCAGGTAATAGTGTCGAATGGTATGCTGTCCGTTTACTGCTGGCTGTCCAGACGGGAGAGACCGAAGTGCGGGACCAGTTGGTGAAGCAGCTCCGCAGCCAGCAACATCCGGACGGCGGCTGGGGCTGGATGATCGCCGACAACAGCGATGCCCTGGGAACGGGCCTGGCTTTATACGCGCTCGTCTCGGCAGGCGTCGATCGAAACGATCCTGCCATCAAAGGGGCGCAACAGTTTCTGGTGAGCACGCAACGCGACGATGGTTCGTGGCCTGTGCGGGGAACCAAGGAAAAGAGAAAAGCGAGCATCCAGGAGACCGCCGTCTATTGGGGGACGACCTGGGCGGTCATCGGGCTGGTGGAGAGTTTGCCGCGGTAA